In Parasegetibacter sp. NRK P23, a single genomic region encodes these proteins:
- a CDS encoding Nramp family divalent metal transporter encodes MTSFTRWLRTLGPGIITAALVFGPSKMTITSKLGAEYGYSLLWIVVLAIFFMGVFAAMGARVGTALDKSLLSAIREKWGKPVAIVIGVGVFLVTTSFQAGNSIGVGISVAEATGTKAATWVVVFNLVGIGLLFFGSFYKMLEKLMIALVALMLFAFITTLFFTKPDIAAIVTSVKPVLPAGSLPLVIAFMASCFSIVGAFYQSYLVQERVKASGGKPGNYRDTTTMGILILGIMSAVVLICAAAVLYPQHIKVASASEMARALEPLFGKYASALFLTGLFGASFSSLVGNATVGGALLSDALGKGSNLGSGTVKVCIALVMVIGATVAIIFGKLPLELIVFAQSVTIFLVPFIGIALYAVANDAKRMGALVNKNPVKIIGALGLLLIVALALSNAYDLFIK; translated from the coding sequence ATGACATCATTCACCCGCTGGCTGCGTACATTGGGGCCCGGTATCATCACCGCCGCGCTTGTTTTCGGCCCCAGTAAAATGACCATTACCTCCAAACTGGGGGCGGAGTATGGCTACTCCCTGCTTTGGATCGTTGTGCTGGCCATCTTTTTTATGGGCGTGTTCGCGGCCATGGGCGCCAGGGTGGGCACGGCATTGGATAAATCGCTGCTATCGGCCATCCGCGAAAAATGGGGAAAGCCCGTAGCCATTGTAATCGGGGTGGGCGTGTTCCTGGTCACCACTTCTTTCCAGGCCGGTAACTCCATCGGGGTGGGGATATCCGTCGCCGAGGCCACGGGTACAAAGGCCGCCACCTGGGTGGTGGTGTTTAATTTAGTGGGCATCGGCCTCCTGTTTTTCGGTTCTTTCTACAAGATGCTGGAAAAGCTGATGATCGCCCTGGTGGCCCTGATGTTGTTCGCTTTCATCACCACACTATTTTTTACGAAGCCCGATATCGCCGCCATTGTAACCTCGGTTAAACCCGTGCTGCCTGCCGGATCACTGCCGCTGGTGATCGCCTTCATGGCATCTTGTTTCTCTATCGTCGGAGCCTTCTACCAATCTTACCTCGTGCAGGAAAGGGTAAAAGCTTCAGGTGGAAAACCCGGTAATTACCGCGATACCACTACCATGGGTATACTGATATTGGGTATTATGAGTGCCGTGGTGCTGATTTGTGCCGCCGCTGTATTGTATCCCCAGCACATCAAAGTGGCGAGCGCCTCTGAAATGGCACGTGCGCTGGAACCGCTCTTCGGCAAATACGCTTCAGCGTTGTTCCTTACGGGATTGTTCGGCGCTTCTTTTTCCTCCCTCGTCGGGAATGCTACGGTGGGCGGCGCACTTTTAAGCGACGCGTTGGGGAAGGGCAGCAACCTGGGTTCAGGAACGGTAAAGGTTTGTATCGCGCTTGTAATGGTGATCGGCGCCACGGTGGCCATCATCTTCGGGAAACTGCCCCTGGAGCTGATCGTGTTCGCCCAAAGCGTCACCATATTCCTCGTGCCGTTTATCGGTATCGCCTTGTACGCGGTGGCCAACGATGCAAAACGCATGGGTGCCTTAGTGAATAAAAACCCCGTAAAAATCATCGGCGCGCTGGGACTGCTGCTTATTGTGGCGTTGGCGCTCAGCAACGCGTACGATCTGTTCATCAAATAA
- a CDS encoding PQQ-dependent sugar dehydrogenase produces the protein MKKLTAYMLGGICLLLFSCGNDKAEKTTEAAPKPEANIQLDSTILGVTTIATGLDVPWDIAFGADGNIWVAEQAGTISRISPETGQRKQLLSIPDVWRERTAGLLGMELHPDWENHPWVFVDYTFRRDSLSFSKLVRYTFKEDTLVDPLVLMEIPGTSSHHGSRMRIGADGKIYWATGDAHQYNNAQDTTSPNGKILRLETDGSVPADNPIKGSYVWAWGFRNMQGLVFSSKQHLYTSEHGEASDDEVNLIQPLANYGWPKIEGYHETPAEAAFQEKHHTIPPLKAWTPTIAPAGLDFYAARQIPEWHNSLLLTTLKAQSLRVLKLNAEGTAIAGEKIFLTGKYGRLRDVCVSPAGEVYIATSNRDWNPSKGFPTAKDDRILKISKVGKITTTLLKEDVPASQAGAGNGAALYNQYCASCHKEDGTGVPGTFPALAGSPKVKGGSNALIKILLNGTDGKLQMPSFHFMKDEEIAAVLNYIRTSWGNDEKSITPEEITKQRTKN, from the coding sequence ATGAAAAAATTAACGGCATATATGCTGGGCGGGATTTGCTTGCTGTTGTTTTCCTGCGGCAACGACAAAGCGGAGAAAACAACAGAAGCAGCGCCAAAGCCAGAGGCCAATATTCAACTCGATTCCACCATCCTCGGCGTGACCACCATCGCCACCGGACTGGACGTGCCCTGGGACATCGCTTTCGGCGCCGACGGCAACATCTGGGTGGCGGAGCAGGCCGGTACCATCAGCAGGATATCCCCCGAAACCGGCCAACGGAAACAACTCTTATCCATACCCGACGTATGGCGGGAACGCACTGCGGGATTGCTTGGAATGGAACTGCACCCCGATTGGGAAAATCATCCCTGGGTATTTGTGGATTACACTTTCCGCCGCGACTCGCTTTCTTTTTCAAAACTGGTCCGCTATACTTTTAAGGAGGATACCCTTGTGGATCCGCTGGTGTTGATGGAAATTCCCGGCACCAGTTCGCACCACGGCTCCAGGATGCGCATCGGCGCCGACGGAAAAATCTACTGGGCCACCGGTGATGCGCACCAATACAACAACGCGCAGGACACCACTTCTCCCAACGGAAAAATACTCCGGCTGGAAACCGATGGCTCCGTTCCTGCCGACAACCCCATCAAAGGCAGTTACGTGTGGGCCTGGGGTTTCCGCAACATGCAGGGGCTCGTCTTCTCTTCCAAACAACATCTATACACCTCCGAACATGGCGAAGCCTCCGATGATGAAGTGAACCTGATCCAACCACTCGCAAACTACGGCTGGCCGAAAATAGAAGGATACCATGAAACACCCGCCGAAGCGGCCTTCCAGGAAAAGCACCATACCATTCCTCCGTTGAAGGCATGGACGCCCACCATAGCGCCCGCCGGGCTTGATTTTTACGCGGCCAGACAAATACCCGAATGGCACAATAGTTTACTGCTCACCACCCTCAAAGCCCAAAGTTTGCGGGTATTAAAACTAAATGCTGAAGGTACCGCCATCGCGGGAGAAAAAATATTCCTCACCGGAAAATACGGAAGGCTCCGGGACGTATGCGTTTCACCGGCTGGAGAGGTGTACATCGCCACCAGCAACCGCGACTGGAACCCTTCAAAGGGATTTCCCACAGCAAAAGACGACCGCATCCTGAAGATCAGTAAAGTCGGGAAAATCACTACAACCTTATTAAAAGAAGATGTGCCCGCTTCCCAGGCAGGGGCCGGAAACGGTGCCGCGCTGTACAACCAATACTGCGCTTCCTGCCACAAAGAAGATGGCACAGGTGTTCCGGGAACTTTCCCCGCGCTGGCAGGCTCTCCCAAAGTAAAAGGTGGGAGCAATGCGCTGATAAAAATACTGCTGAACGGAACCGATGGAAAACTACAAATGCCTTCCTTCCATTTTATGAAAGATGAAGAGATCGCGGCTGTATTGAACTACATCAGAACGTCCTGGGGCAACGATGAAAAAAGCATCACCCCGGAAGAGATCACCAAACAACGAACCAAAAACTAA
- a CDS encoding NAD(P)-dependent oxidoreductase, producing the protein MIQDFDLLEKQMLHPSDALLKDFSKIEGDIILLGVGGKMGPSMARLAKQAASLTGSSKKIIGVSRFSDGTLREELEKEGIATIAADLLNEAELAALPDVKNVLYLAGNKFGTTGKEAFTWAMNAYLPGRVAEKYKHSNIVAFSTGNVYPFVPVTSGGLSEESTPFPLGEYGQSCLGRERIFSYFAEKNHTPTLIYRLNYAVDFRYGVLLELAKSVYTGKEIDLRTGNVNVIWQGDANEIALRSLLHCTSPAKVLNVTGPETLSVKWIAEQFGLLMNKEPLFVNEVQPSALLSNASEAHKLFGYPRVTIREILEVTAQWVMADKETFGKATHFQERNGKF; encoded by the coding sequence ATGATACAGGATTTTGATCTGCTGGAAAAACAAATGCTCCATCCTTCCGATGCTTTGCTGAAGGATTTTTCCAAAATTGAAGGAGACATCATATTATTGGGCGTGGGCGGCAAAATGGGCCCCAGTATGGCGCGCCTCGCGAAGCAGGCGGCATCACTTACCGGTTCATCCAAAAAGATCATTGGCGTTTCCCGGTTCTCCGATGGAACACTGAGAGAAGAACTGGAAAAAGAAGGCATAGCAACCATTGCGGCCGATCTCCTGAACGAGGCCGAACTCGCCGCCCTGCCCGATGTGAAAAACGTACTCTACCTCGCCGGGAACAAATTCGGCACCACCGGTAAAGAAGCATTTACCTGGGCCATGAACGCGTACCTGCCGGGAAGAGTGGCGGAAAAATACAAACACTCGAACATCGTGGCGTTCTCTACCGGTAACGTATATCCGTTTGTTCCGGTTACCTCCGGCGGATTATCAGAAGAATCAACGCCGTTTCCATTGGGAGAATACGGGCAATCCTGCCTGGGAAGGGAGCGCATCTTCAGTTATTTTGCTGAAAAGAACCATACCCCTACACTGATTTACCGGCTCAACTATGCGGTTGATTTCAGGTACGGGGTACTACTGGAACTTGCAAAATCGGTGTATACCGGCAAAGAAATTGACCTGCGTACCGGAAACGTAAACGTGATATGGCAGGGCGATGCCAATGAAATAGCGCTCCGCAGCCTGTTGCATTGCACATCCCCGGCGAAAGTGCTCAACGTAACCGGACCGGAAACGCTCTCCGTAAAATGGATCGCGGAACAGTTCGGACTGCTGATGAACAAAGAACCACTCTTCGTGAACGAAGTACAACCTTCTGCATTATTGAGCAATGCTTCGGAAGCGCATAAGCTATTCGGCTATCCCCGCGTCACCATCCGGGAAATTTTAGAAGTAACCGCCCAATGGGTGATGGCGGACAAAGAAACATTTGGAAAAGCCACCCATTTCCAGGAAAGAAACGGAAAGTTTTAA